Genomic DNA from Lutibacter sp. A80:
ATCTTCAGCAACATTATATTTTGAAGTGCTATAAATTACACTTTTTCCATCTTTTGAAATCCCTTTTGCAGAAACTTTATTTAATTCTAAAAGCATTTTTGGTGTCATAACTTTTTGTGCAGAAGCACTTGCAAAAGTTATTGAAAGAAGTATACTCATTATTATTTTTTGTGTCATTATTTCGTTTTTAAGTTTTGCTAAGCAAATTTAATATTTAATTTTTTGAAACTCTAAATTTAAACGAATTGCTTTTTGAGCAATACTTATAAAACATACTTTTCAAAAATATCTTGAAGTTCTTTTTCAGGATTACTTGTTAACCCTGGATGCGTTTTAGAGCTCTGAATAATAGTACTTCTACAAGCTGCTAGCCACCTAAATCTATCGGATAATTCTAATTTCCCTATTTTTCCACCTGAAGGTTCTCCTTCACAAATTAATTCCCAGCCTTTTAAATATTCATTAAAAACATTTAATTCTAAATCTGGAGAAAATGATTTCAATTTAGCTTCATTAATTTGGTATTTAATACCTAGAAATTTTTTGCGTTTAGAAAATAAAATCACACCAACATTAAAGAATTCTTCTCGCTCCACTTTTGGAACAATTCTAATTATCGCATATTCAAATGTATATTTATCTTGCATCAGCAGCTTCTTTAACTAGTAAATCTATCATAGAAAATTTCGCATTTATAAATTCAATATACGCAGCTCTCATTTCTTTTGGACTTAAGGAATCGGACTCACTTAATAACCAATCTTCTGGGATTTTAGAAACAATTTCAGCAATTTTATATTGGTTAATTAGTTGTTGAATTTCTTTTGCAGCTTCTTTTAACAAAGTCGCTTTTTGAAGAAGCACGTGGTCTTTTATAAGAGGAAAAGTTCTTGTTAAATGGTTTTCCCAATTCTCCCAATTATGATGAAAGTAAAAACTAGCTCCATTGTCTATAACCCAAAGTTCGTTATTCCAATTTAACAAATTTGTGTTTTTTGTTGTACGGTCAATATTACTAATAATACTATCTAATAACACTACTTTTGAAGCAGTTAAAGCATCTACTTTTGAAACCAAAGGATCAAATGTTATTGCACCTGATAAAAAATGTAGCCCAAGATTTAAACCTACACTAAATTTAAGCAAATCTTGAATTTCTTCATCAGGTTCTGTTTTACTAAAAGAATCATTTAAATTCATAAAAACTAATTCAGGAACTTTTAAACCCATTAGACGGGCAAGTTCTCCGCCAATAAATTCAGCAATTAGCGCTTT
This window encodes:
- a CDS encoding DUF3037 domain-containing protein, coding for MQDKYTFEYAIIRIVPKVEREEFFNVGVILFSKRKKFLGIKYQINEAKLKSFSPDLELNVFNEYLKGWELICEGEPSGGKIGKLELSDRFRWLAACRSTIIQSSKTHPGLTSNPEKELQDIFEKYVL
- a CDS encoding HipA family kinase, producing the protein MSKIDIRTVDVVQYIHPLREGGSLPAIVKADDGFLYVLKFRGAGQGKKALIAEFIGGELARLMGLKVPELVFMNLNDSFSKTEPDEEIQDLLKFSVGLNLGLHFLSGAITFDPLVSKVDALTASKVVLLDSIISNIDRTTKNTNLLNWNNELWVIDNGASFYFHHNWENWENHLTRTFPLIKDHVLLQKATLLKEAAKEIQQLINQYKIAEIVSKIPEDWLLSESDSLSPKEMRAAYIEFINAKFSMIDLLVKEAADAR